A genome region from Myxococcota bacterium includes the following:
- a CDS encoding SDR family oxidoreductase, with product MAKILVTGATGFIGKRLIVQLLELGHQVYGLSRIRGVPILATDNPNLHTLYGDLSKKDGKLEVPDDIEAAYYLVHSMAHDVKNLGDHEEKVAKRFLKALEGTACQQIIYLSGITSDSIKRSEHLASRRNVEKVLQTGPVPVTVLRSSIIIGAGSASFEIIRDLTEKLPVMLAPKWVRSLCQPIAIVDVIFYLSNILFKPEAYAQTFDIGGPTVMSFKEVLLRYAKFRNLTRLIVNVPLLTPRLSSYWLVLITSVRYSICSYLVDSMKYDSVCRNHQIQNILPHDCLAFEEALERAFSKISQNEVLSTWMDAWSIKGDNLDLLNFIQVPKEGCFTDIKQLELKLPNDAVTKRIWAIGGKNGWYGLNWAWRLRGLLDKIMGGTGLNTGRRHATEFKVGDSIDFWRVVKADKDPCHLILYAEMKLPGEAWLEFKIDNRSYIQTATFRPRGLLGRLYWCAMLPFHFFIFGKMAKGLTEPKNLNGR from the coding sequence ATGGCAAAAATTTTGGTTACTGGTGCAACCGGCTTTATCGGCAAGCGCCTCATTGTTCAACTTCTAGAGCTCGGACACCAGGTCTACGGGCTTTCCAGGATTAGAGGTGTGCCTATTTTAGCCACCGACAACCCCAATCTCCACACCCTCTATGGCGACTTAAGCAAAAAGGATGGCAAGCTTGAAGTTCCGGATGACATAGAAGCCGCATACTATCTCGTTCACTCAATGGCGCACGATGTTAAAAACTTAGGTGACCACGAAGAGAAAGTTGCAAAGCGATTCTTAAAAGCGTTAGAGGGAACTGCTTGTCAGCAAATCATATACCTCAGCGGCATTACCAGTGATTCAATCAAGCGATCCGAACATTTAGCTTCCCGGCGAAATGTCGAAAAGGTACTTCAAACCGGCCCAGTTCCTGTCACGGTCCTAAGATCTAGCATCATTATCGGTGCCGGCAGCGCCTCGTTTGAAATCATTCGAGATTTAACCGAAAAGCTACCCGTCATGCTGGCACCCAAGTGGGTACGGAGCCTGTGCCAGCCCATCGCGATTGTGGATGTCATTTTCTACCTGTCAAACATACTTTTTAAGCCAGAGGCTTACGCTCAAACTTTTGATATTGGCGGCCCTACAGTCATGAGCTTTAAAGAAGTTCTGCTGCGTTACGCGAAATTTAGAAATCTCACGCGACTCATTGTCAATGTGCCGCTATTAACCCCTCGCCTCTCAAGTTACTGGCTCGTTTTGATAACTTCAGTGCGCTATTCTATCTGCTCCTACTTAGTAGACAGTATGAAGTACGACAGCGTCTGCAGAAATCACCAGATCCAAAATATCCTACCGCATGATTGCCTGGCTTTTGAAGAAGCTTTAGAGCGAGCATTTTCAAAGATATCTCAAAACGAAGTTCTATCTACCTGGATGGACGCCTGGTCCATCAAAGGTGATAACCTGGATTTGCTTAATTTTATCCAAGTCCCCAAAGAAGGCTGTTTCACCGATATCAAGCAGCTCGAACTAAAACTCCCAAATGACGCTGTCACCAAACGCATCTGGGCCATCGGCGGCAAAAATGGCTGGTATGGTCTTAATTGGGCTTGGAGACTGCGAGGCCTATTGGACAAAATCATGGGTGGAACGGGCCTAAATACCGGCAGACGACACGCGACCGAATTCAAAGTGGGCGATTCCATTGATTTTTGGAGGGTGGTAAAAGCCGATAAAGACCCCTGCCACCTAATACTTTACGCTGAAATGAAGCTTCCTGGAGAAGCGTGGCTTGAGTTTAAAATAGACAACCGAAGCTACATTCAAACCGCGACCTTTAGACCTAGAGGACTATTGGGAAGGCTATATTGGTGCGCCATGCTGCCATTTCACTTCTTCATTTTTGGAAAAATGGCAAAAGGTTTAACTGAGCCAAAAAATCTAAATGGCCGATAG
- a CDS encoding AAA family ATPase, which translates to MDQNEGLKYVHTELIEKSAGRIKELPEDIVQKIQSFDRTITALLAQKQTDAAFRYLKRREQVYLAFPTKILNISHRDRNGDKEIKKILDHRARDLISRYPEEQQPALELLVSAIRDNSVTSKGSRVQAYLYGPPGTGKTTFVKQLGEALNVPICYVSMSSLEPSQLLGFEHEDYGFSKSDSEVVGKIASCYISSGYKNPIIFFDEAGEYLSDSTSQSAGFDLNQMKRQQIQAEFKKITDPSSSTLNHVGLGIKIDTSRSTFLFASNYPLTNTALLSRITQLSLSKLTRSEKEVAATGSLEQSLCEKSEFLADDEIEEIRKVCTEYLPFIIDEDAKRNPGARTIQSVIGEFVGQVEALQEQERVSGTSRITEELLKKRILGSFERREPLPATGN; encoded by the coding sequence ATGGACCAAAATGAAGGGCTCAAATATGTGCATACTGAGTTAATTGAAAAATCGGCAGGTAGAATCAAAGAATTGCCGGAAGATATCGTACAAAAAATTCAGTCTTTTGACCGTACAATTACGGCCCTGCTCGCGCAGAAACAAACTGATGCTGCCTTCAGATATTTGAAACGAAGAGAACAGGTTTATTTGGCCTTTCCAACCAAAATTCTAAATATTTCGCACCGAGATAGAAATGGCGATAAAGAGATAAAAAAAATTCTGGATCATCGAGCGAGAGATTTGATTAGTCGATATCCTGAGGAACAACAGCCTGCCTTGGAGCTTCTCGTCTCGGCCATTAGAGACAATTCTGTGACCTCCAAGGGAAGTCGAGTCCAGGCGTATCTCTATGGACCTCCGGGAACAGGGAAAACAACATTTGTTAAGCAATTAGGTGAGGCTCTTAATGTCCCAATTTGTTATGTCAGCATGAGCTCGCTCGAACCTTCTCAACTCTTAGGTTTTGAACACGAAGATTATGGTTTTTCAAAATCTGATAGCGAGGTAGTGGGAAAAATAGCATCTTGTTATATTTCAAGTGGCTACAAAAACCCCATCATCTTTTTTGACGAAGCAGGCGAATATCTCAGCGATTCGACGTCGCAAAGCGCTGGCTTCGATTTGAACCAAATGAAACGGCAACAAATCCAGGCGGAATTTAAAAAAATAACTGACCCTTCATCAAGTACTCTAAATCATGTAGGCCTGGGCATAAAAATTGATACTTCGCGTTCAACATTTTTATTTGCCAGTAATTATCCCCTGACAAATACAGCTTTGTTAAGTCGAATTACCCAGCTCTCTCTTTCTAAACTTACTCGTTCAGAAAAAGAAGTAGCGGCTACGGGGTCTTTGGAACAGTCACTTTGTGAGAAATCAGAATTTCTTGCAGACGATGAGATCGAAGAAATCCGAAAAGTATGTACGGAATATTTGCCATTTATAATCGACGAAGATGCAAAGAGAAATCCTGGTGCCAGAACGATTCAATCCGTTATAGGAGAGTTTGTGGGTCAGGTTGAGGCTCTTCAAGAGCAGGAGAGGGTGTCCGGCACATCTCGCATAACAGAAGAACTTCTAAAAAAACGAATTTTAGGCAGCTTTGAACGCCGCGAACCTTTGCCTGCGACTGGAAATTAG
- a CDS encoding DUF2608 domain-containing protein gives MRRLLPLSFLALSLSAQIHEIKSMAEVASFADADTVIFFDLDKTVFDGVGPHCTADWIYQQTAGAQKTGMPIKEAAILLRPYWEAQQSHCQVKAIEAITAAEIRKLQNKGLTVMALTARSTLSLESTLKQLKSVNVDFSKTAWPKVEIVEPTFEKSNFQHGVFLSGDRPKGELFGSYFKLNLVKQMPKTIILVDDLKTNLESMQAVAQAQNIKFIGLYYPLIDKRSKRPAKRAPSKAPGVAQSA, from the coding sequence ATGCGACGACTACTTCCCTTAAGCTTTCTTGCTCTATCTCTTTCTGCCCAAATCCACGAAATTAAATCCATGGCCGAAGTCGCATCCTTCGCAGATGCAGACACGGTAATATTTTTTGATCTGGATAAAACCGTCTTCGATGGCGTTGGCCCACATTGCACCGCGGACTGGATCTATCAGCAAACCGCAGGTGCACAAAAAACCGGCATGCCCATCAAAGAAGCCGCCATACTTCTAAGACCCTACTGGGAAGCGCAGCAAAGCCACTGCCAAGTTAAAGCCATTGAGGCGATCACCGCCGCCGAAATCCGCAAATTACAAAACAAAGGCCTAACCGTCATGGCCCTAACCGCACGTTCGACTCTGTCCCTCGAAAGCACCCTGAAACAACTAAAATCCGTAAACGTCGATTTCAGCAAAACGGCCTGGCCAAAAGTAGAAATCGTTGAACCCACTTTCGAAAAATCAAACTTTCAACATGGCGTCTTTCTAAGCGGCGACAGACCCAAAGGCGAATTATTCGGCTCGTATTTCAAATTGAACTTGGTCAAACAGATGCCAAAAACCATTATCTTGGTAGATGATTTAAAAACAAACCTAGAAAGCATGCAAGCCGTAGCACAAGCGCAAAACATCAAATTCATCGGCCTCTATTATCCTCTAATAGATAAACGCTCAAAACGGCCCGCAAAGCGGGCTCCAAGTAAAGCCCCGGGTGTAGCGCAAAGCGCGTAA
- the meaB gene encoding methylmalonyl Co-A mutase-associated GTPase MeaB: MFNDLLNGDRRALAKAITLVESSAPADMAATTGLLHELATWQASRPQLAFKIGLSGPPGAGKSTLIESFGQYLLEQNKSLAVLTIDPSSPVTKGSLLGDKTRMQQLARQPNVFIRPSPAKSHLGGISEHTGKAISLCEAAGYDIILVESVGVGQSEAEIVKIVDKLVLVLPPASGDELQALKRGIFELADVILINKADGDLKNAAEQSKQSYAGALKLMGRPTPVLSASAKERTGFNALWQTLSKAMMLLLFIATGCAKSGTTTSELIAALQQKNPRIARQALVALTRKPDPKALEAIISYSERKGTEDRIAAILAIRQLNDKRAIPWLYVLSKGHLDESVQNAAAQALTFLENQDR; this comes from the coding sequence GTGTTTAACGACTTACTAAACGGCGACCGCAGGGCGCTAGCAAAAGCAATTACCCTGGTTGAGAGTTCAGCCCCAGCTGACATGGCCGCAACCACTGGGCTCTTGCATGAGCTGGCAACTTGGCAAGCATCAAGGCCCCAACTTGCCTTCAAAATAGGCCTCTCAGGCCCTCCCGGTGCAGGAAAAAGCACCCTGATCGAATCATTCGGCCAATACCTCCTAGAACAAAACAAGTCTTTGGCCGTCCTAACCATTGATCCCAGCAGCCCGGTCACCAAAGGCAGCCTGCTGGGCGATAAAACCCGAATGCAGCAACTGGCGCGTCAACCCAACGTTTTCATCCGCCCTTCCCCGGCCAAAAGTCATCTCGGCGGGATTTCCGAGCACACGGGTAAAGCCATCAGCCTATGTGAAGCCGCAGGCTATGATATTATTTTGGTAGAAAGCGTCGGCGTAGGCCAATCCGAAGCAGAAATCGTGAAAATCGTGGACAAGTTGGTCCTGGTGCTCCCCCCGGCTTCAGGCGACGAACTGCAAGCCCTCAAACGAGGTATCTTCGAATTGGCCGATGTTATCTTAATCAACAAAGCTGACGGCGATCTGAAAAACGCTGCTGAGCAAAGTAAACAAAGCTACGCCGGCGCACTGAAACTCATGGGCAGACCCACACCCGTTTTAAGCGCCAGCGCCAAAGAGCGCACAGGCTTTAACGCCCTATGGCAAACTCTCTCCAAAGCCATGATGCTTCTTCTCTTCATCGCTACCGGATGTGCAAAATCAGGGACCACAACCTCAGAATTAATCGCGGCCCTGCAGCAAAAAAATCCAAGAATCGCACGCCAAGCGTTGGTCGCTCTGACCAGAAAGCCAGACCCCAAGGCTTTAGAAGCCATTATTAGTTACTCAGAACGCAAAGGCACCGAAGATCGCATTGCAGCCATCTTGGCCATCCGACAGCTGAACGATAAAAGGGCCATCCCTTGGCTGTATGTGCTGTCCAAAGGCCATTTAGATGAAAGCGTACAAAATGCTGCCGCACAAGCTTTGACATTTTTAGAAAACCAAGATAGGTGA
- a CDS encoding RNA polymerase sigma factor, which translates to MQKVDRNQEEAWIDLSLAGDTKAFAKLYDRYFNQVYAFCVRMLHGHGDPEDLVQQVFLEAWRSLHRFEKRSLFSTWITRIAIHTCLSFLRRTNKVRPHNSSNPEAFEKQTEFVWMEPAMPLEEQLSRKDRKIAIHQILQTLTPKKKTVFVLSDMQGMTAPEIAAVLKIPDATVRTRLFHARREFLDAVNQNSHYKELLGV; encoded by the coding sequence ATGCAAAAAGTTGACCGCAATCAAGAAGAAGCCTGGATTGACCTCTCGCTTGCAGGAGACACCAAAGCCTTCGCCAAACTCTACGATCGCTATTTTAATCAAGTGTATGCATTTTGTGTGCGCATGCTGCATGGTCACGGCGATCCGGAAGATCTGGTGCAGCAAGTATTTTTAGAAGCCTGGCGTTCTTTGCATCGATTTGAAAAGCGATCACTCTTTTCAACTTGGATTACCCGCATTGCCATCCATACCTGCTTAAGCTTCCTGCGCCGCACCAACAAAGTAAGGCCCCACAATAGCTCAAATCCAGAAGCCTTCGAAAAGCAGACGGAATTCGTCTGGATGGAACCAGCAATGCCCTTAGAAGAGCAATTGTCCCGCAAGGACCGCAAAATCGCCATTCACCAAATCCTACAAACTTTAACCCCAAAGAAAAAAACCGTCTTTGTGCTGTCCGACATGCAAGGCATGACCGCACCCGAAATTGCCGCTGTGCTAAAAATCCCCGACGCAACCGTGCGCACCAGGCTCTTCCATGCGCGCCGCGAATTTCTAGATGCAGTGAATCAAAACTCGCACTATAAAGAACTGCTAGGTGTTTAA
- a CDS encoding ATP-binding cassette domain-containing protein has translation MSILSVHHLDVIFGQTPAITYPLLDAGHTRQEIRQKTGHTVAVSNISLSILEGEIVVLMGLSGSGKSSLLRAFNGLNPAARGQVCFKEQPITNFPQFRRSDISMVFQQASLLPNRTVSENIALGLEIKHLDTSNQTRIVSENIERVGLSQWANSFPKELSGGMQQRVGIARALATESSVLLMDEPFSALDPLTRSQLQQELLRLQADLKKTIVFVTHDLNEALLLGNRIVILEEGRVIQIGTPKDIVQMPANAYVERFVQNVKSHCPRCADQSFV, from the coding sequence ATGAGTATTTTATCTGTTCACCACCTAGACGTCATTTTCGGGCAAACGCCTGCCATCACCTACCCGCTTTTAGACGCCGGCCATACCCGCCAGGAAATCAGACAAAAAACGGGTCATACTGTTGCGGTCTCGAACATTTCATTAAGCATCTTAGAAGGCGAGATCGTGGTCCTCATGGGTCTTTCTGGATCAGGAAAGTCTAGTCTTCTCAGGGCATTCAACGGCCTAAACCCCGCCGCTCGGGGCCAAGTTTGCTTTAAAGAGCAGCCCATCACCAACTTCCCGCAGTTTAGGCGTAGCGATATTTCCATGGTTTTCCAGCAAGCCTCGCTACTACCAAACCGCACCGTCAGCGAAAACATCGCCCTAGGTCTTGAAATCAAGCATCTCGATACATCAAACCAGACCCGAATTGTCTCAGAGAACATCGAGCGTGTCGGCCTAAGCCAATGGGCAAATAGCTTTCCCAAAGAGCTATCGGGAGGCATGCAACAACGAGTCGGCATCGCCAGAGCGCTAGCAACCGAATCCAGCGTGCTGTTAATGGACGAGCCTTTCTCAGCGCTGGATCCGCTCACCCGCTCACAGCTACAGCAAGAGCTTTTAAGACTCCAAGCGGACTTAAAAAAGACCATTGTATTTGTCACACATGACCTGAACGAAGCACTGCTGCTAGGCAATAGAATCGTCATCTTAGAAGAAGGCCGCGTGATTCAAATCGGTACCCCAAAAGACATCGTTCAAATGCCAGCCAACGCCTATGTAGAGCGCTTTGTTCAAAACGTGAAAAGCCACTGTCCTCGATGTGCCGATCAGTCTTTCGTCTGA
- the choX gene encoding choline ABC transporter substrate-binding protein, whose amino-acid sequence MKLAFFILLSFSWAASSKPDAACQNVHLADIGWTDVSATTAVTAELLKALGYTPKISLLSLPVALASLDNGQVDVFLGNWMPSQEADLKPYLKHGNIENLGKNLEGARYTLAVPEYVYNAGVKHFDDLKKFAPNFNQHIYGIEAGNDGNRQILKMLSQNAFGLQSWKLIESSEQAMLTSVKQSMARKDWVVFLGWAPHPMNLLLNLKYLDGGDAFFGANYGAASVSTLTRKNLRTTCPALGHFLTNLKFTVEEESELMALILEQNLTPQKAAQAWLGKHPQKAMQWTGDKESLAKYLFGINNFSDSFQLEPIPLGAFAERVVNHFTKRYSNESLILSKSIEAKIQALIGFLLSIPALLLILFISAVIYSWRRSVRLGFGVCLGLMVILNLGLWTQTIQTLVLVLLATLISCLLGIPLGVLAARSRRALMVLRPILDLMQTLPSFLYLIPALMLFGLGVVPGLISTLIFAIAAPIRMTHLGLSGVPQDLLEVGKAFGASRWQTFWKIELPHALPSILTGLNQCILLSLSMVVIAALVGADGLGTSVVRALNTVNLKQGFEAGLAIVILALILDRTLQPRPTREKLP is encoded by the coding sequence ATGAAACTGGCATTCTTTATCCTGCTATCGTTTTCCTGGGCTGCCAGCAGCAAGCCGGATGCAGCTTGCCAGAATGTTCATTTAGCTGACATCGGATGGACCGATGTCAGCGCCACCACGGCTGTGACGGCTGAGCTATTAAAGGCTTTAGGCTACACGCCAAAAATTTCGCTGCTATCTTTACCAGTCGCCCTCGCAAGCTTAGACAATGGACAAGTTGACGTGTTCCTGGGTAACTGGATGCCGAGTCAAGAAGCGGATCTGAAACCCTACTTAAAGCATGGCAACATCGAAAATTTGGGTAAAAACTTAGAAGGCGCAAGATACACCTTGGCAGTGCCCGAATACGTCTACAATGCAGGCGTCAAGCATTTCGACGACCTCAAAAAATTCGCCCCGAATTTTAATCAGCATATTTATGGCATTGAAGCAGGCAACGATGGCAACCGGCAAATTCTAAAAATGCTGTCTCAAAATGCCTTCGGCCTACAATCATGGAAACTGATTGAATCCAGCGAACAAGCCATGCTCACCAGCGTCAAACAAAGCATGGCCCGCAAAGACTGGGTGGTTTTCTTAGGCTGGGCCCCACATCCCATGAACTTATTGCTCAATCTCAAATATCTTGATGGCGGCGATGCATTCTTCGGGGCTAATTACGGCGCAGCCAGCGTCTCAACCTTAACTCGTAAGAACTTGCGTACCACGTGCCCTGCCCTAGGCCACTTTCTAACCAACCTCAAATTTACTGTCGAAGAAGAAAGCGAACTCATGGCCTTGATACTTGAACAGAATTTAACGCCTCAAAAAGCGGCGCAAGCATGGCTAGGAAAGCATCCTCAAAAGGCGATGCAATGGACGGGAGATAAAGAGTCTTTAGCCAAATATCTTTTTGGCATAAACAATTTTTCAGACTCCTTCCAGCTAGAACCTATTCCCCTAGGCGCCTTTGCCGAACGCGTCGTTAATCATTTTACCAAACGTTATTCAAATGAATCGTTGATCCTTTCCAAAAGCATCGAGGCCAAGATCCAGGCTCTGATTGGGTTTTTGCTGAGCATCCCGGCCTTGCTGCTGATCTTGTTTATATCTGCGGTTATCTACAGCTGGCGGCGTTCAGTTAGACTTGGCTTTGGTGTGTGTCTCGGACTCATGGTTATCTTAAATCTTGGGCTTTGGACGCAAACCATCCAAACCCTCGTGCTGGTCTTGCTAGCAACTCTAATATCCTGCTTGCTCGGCATTCCGCTGGGTGTTTTAGCCGCCCGCAGCAGGCGCGCGTTGATGGTGCTCAGGCCCATCCTTGACTTGATGCAGACGCTCCCCTCGTTCCTATATCTGATACCGGCGCTAATGTTGTTTGGACTCGGGGTGGTTCCGGGGCTTATCTCCACACTCATCTTCGCCATTGCTGCCCCGATTCGCATGACCCACTTAGGCCTCAGCGGTGTTCCCCAAGATCTTTTGGAAGTTGGAAAAGCGTTCGGCGCCTCCAGATGGCAGACTTTTTGGAAAATCGAATTACCACATGCCTTGCCGTCCATCTTAACTGGGCTGAACCAGTGCATCTTGCTATCCCTGTCCATGGTGGTGATTGCCGCTTTGGTAGGCGCTGATGGCTTGGGCACCTCCGTGGTCCGAGCACTGAACACCGTCAATCTTAAACAAGGGTTTGAAGCCGGATTGGCCATCGTGATCCTCGCACTCATCCTCGATCGAACCCTTCAACCCCGCCCTACCCGGGAGAAGTTGCCATGA
- a CDS encoding alkaline phosphatase, which yields MEKKIPCLLVLCCLFTLSACNHTRLALPRAKNVVMVIVDGMGPEQVKAGRIYLGNQKLAFEKFPFQSTVTTHNIDGEVTDSAAAATAIATGQKVQNRVISPGKTLLEMFKEEGKSTGVATNTLLTDATPACFAGHAKTRQNTKDILNVYLTQTQPNLIAGADEMFYREQVKNSNASYRMTDSATGLEKIRREVSAGQKIDHVYAGFGQHPLIPGSYDRKTAMPMAATSDSFFIGQDIPKISDTAIAALDILNQNPKGFFLMIESGLVDWVGHKNKEIENPIGVLAAEMAETNNMVQLVADWAKAHPDTLVVVTADHETGGLKIDEKHTECVGNLECTAKGNWTSDLYPDLKEKFSKHTGVNVGVYAMGPGAEAFSKPMDNTEFVARILGK from the coding sequence ATGGAAAAGAAAATCCCCTGCTTATTAGTCTTATGCTGTCTTTTCACGCTCTCTGCCTGCAATCATACCCGCTTAGCCCTTCCCCGGGCCAAGAATGTGGTCATGGTGATTGTGGATGGTATGGGGCCGGAGCAAGTTAAAGCCGGAAGAATCTATCTGGGAAACCAAAAACTTGCCTTCGAGAAGTTTCCATTTCAGAGCACCGTCACCACCCACAACATAGACGGAGAAGTTACCGACAGCGCCGCTGCAGCCACAGCCATTGCTACCGGACAAAAAGTGCAAAACCGCGTCATTAGCCCAGGCAAAACGCTTTTAGAAATGTTCAAAGAAGAAGGCAAAAGCACCGGAGTTGCTACCAATACCCTACTCACGGACGCCACCCCAGCGTGCTTCGCTGGCCACGCTAAAACCCGGCAAAACACCAAAGACATTTTAAACGTCTATCTCACTCAAACGCAACCTAACTTAATCGCCGGCGCCGATGAAATGTTCTACCGGGAACAGGTCAAAAATTCGAACGCCAGCTATAGAATGACGGACTCCGCCACCGGCTTAGAAAAGATCAGGCGTGAAGTCAGCGCCGGCCAAAAAATCGACCATGTCTACGCCGGCTTCGGTCAGCACCCTCTCATACCCGGCAGCTATGACCGGAAAACAGCCATGCCGATGGCCGCTACCAGCGACTCCTTTTTCATTGGCCAAGACATCCCCAAAATCAGTGACACTGCCATTGCAGCGCTCGATATCCTAAACCAAAACCCAAAAGGCTTCTTTCTAATGATCGAAAGCGGCCTGGTTGATTGGGTCGGCCATAAAAACAAAGAAATCGAAAACCCCATTGGCGTACTGGCTGCCGAAATGGCCGAGACCAACAACATGGTCCAGCTGGTGGCTGATTGGGCCAAGGCGCATCCAGACACCCTGGTCGTGGTCACCGCTGATCATGAAACCGGTGGTCTTAAAATCGATGAAAAACACACTGAATGCGTAGGCAATCTGGAATGCACTGCGAAGGGCAATTGGACTTCCGATCTCTATCCAGATCTTAAAGAAAAGTTTTCTAAACACACAGGCGTGAACGTCGGCGTCTATGCCATGGGCCCTGGTGCAGAAGCTTTCAGCAAACCCATGGACAACACCGAATTTGTTGCTCGTATCCTAGGAAAATAA
- a CDS encoding TSUP family transporter, which translates to METEYLGLLAAAAFVAGLVDSIAGGGGLLSFPAMLFAGMPPVQAIGTSKFFSTCGLCVSTANYARKRMISWRFIRTGAVFAVIGSLLGSLTVLSIDNDWLRTLVLIFLPFAALSLLIRPDGKMERVIQHEKPKTIALATGMSFYDGFFGPGTGSFLAIGAHKLLGLNLLQATALAKPFNLISNVVALIIFGAFGKVVWPVAIPMAICNMIGSWSGSHLAMRQGSALVRKALLCVFAVLFISLALKSLKAC; encoded by the coding sequence TTGGAAACAGAATATTTAGGCCTTCTTGCTGCGGCCGCCTTTGTAGCTGGATTAGTAGACAGCATTGCAGGGGGAGGAGGTCTTTTAAGTTTTCCGGCAATGCTTTTTGCGGGTATGCCACCGGTGCAGGCTATTGGAACCAGCAAGTTCTTCTCAACCTGTGGTCTCTGCGTCTCTACCGCTAACTACGCTAGAAAACGAATGATCTCTTGGCGCTTTATTCGTACGGGTGCCGTTTTTGCCGTTATCGGATCGCTGCTTGGATCTCTGACTGTTTTATCAATTGATAATGATTGGCTGAGAACGCTGGTCTTGATCTTCTTGCCGTTTGCGGCTTTGAGCCTGTTGATTAGACCAGATGGTAAGATGGAGCGTGTTATTCAGCATGAAAAGCCAAAAACAATCGCGCTTGCCACAGGCATGAGCTTTTATGACGGCTTTTTTGGACCAGGGACAGGTTCGTTTTTGGCGATTGGCGCTCATAAATTATTGGGCTTAAACTTGTTGCAGGCAACGGCATTGGCTAAGCCATTTAATCTGATTTCTAACGTGGTGGCGCTGATAATTTTTGGCGCTTTTGGCAAAGTGGTTTGGCCAGTGGCAATCCCTATGGCCATTTGCAATATGATAGGCAGTTGGAGCGGAAGCCATTTAGCCATGCGGCAGGGATCTGCGTTGGTGCGAAAGGCTTTGCTGTGTGTTTTCGCTGTTTTGTTTATTAGCCTGGCCCTGAAAAGCCTAAAGGCTTGCTAA
- the rpsN gene encoding 30S ribosomal protein S14, translating to MARTCQLAREVKREKLVRQQEDRRTALKKAQIDPALSDEERLAARLKLNSLPRDSSRVRITRRCQATGAAKAVYRKFKLNRISFRNMALKGLLPGVTKSSW from the coding sequence ATGGCACGTACTTGTCAGTTAGCTAGAGAAGTCAAACGAGAAAAATTGGTTCGTCAACAAGAAGATCGACGTACCGCACTGAAGAAAGCCCAAATCGATCCAGCTCTTTCAGATGAAGAGCGGTTGGCTGCTCGTTTGAAATTGAATAGCTTGCCGAGAGACTCCTCTCGCGTGCGCATCACCAGACGCTGCCAAGCAACTGGCGCTGCCAAAGCGGTTTACCGTAAGTTTAAACTGAACCGAATTTCTTTTAGAAATATGGCCCTTAAAGGCCTTTTGCCTGGCGTGACCAAGTCCAGCTGGTAG